A window from Caldivirga sp. encodes these proteins:
- a CDS encoding zinc ribbon domain-containing protein, with the protein MIKVGYRRLKCPRCGFKEDRDIIAIINLSKMGGALPTPTARPMTNDNTTERGNQ; encoded by the coding sequence ATGATTAAAGTAGGCTACAGGAGGCTCAAGTGCCCAAGATGCGGATTCAAGGAGGATAGGGACATCATCGCCATAATCAACCTATCCAAAATGGGGGGTGCACTACCCACCCCGACTGCCCGCCCAATGACCAATGACAACACGACCGAGCGGGGGAACCAATGA